The nucleotide window GAGTCCGCTAAGAAAACTTCAACACTGTCCTAGTTTTACCGCTATTCTAGTTATTTGCTAGTTGATGTAGCAACAATAGCAGAAAAAAGAGACTTTTAGGCAGTGTTGTCAATTGTGGAATGCTAAAAATCTGTCATATAAACACGCCGTTACCACCTAAAAAACGTATTTTTGGTGAAACTGGGTCCTGGACCCAACCCACAAATCCGGAATTTCAAGGAAGATAATCTGAATCAATGAGTCACACGATTCCGCCGTACCTGCAATTTTTTGCGCCGATCCTGGCCAAACCCACCAAATTCTGATTCCGGCCGTACTCCAGCAAGTCAAGGGGTAGCAAAATCGTACGATCCCATGAGTTTGATCGCGATTTTGACTCCCTTGGCCATGGCGGGCATCCCTTCATAAATTGGCTATGGCTGGCGTCAAAAAATCTGCCTTGCCATTCCACCGTGGCCACCATTTGTGAAGTGCTTGTTTATACATTTGATTTCCATGAGCATAGGGCTGGATCAGCTATATAATACTGCACCAGCTAGGTGCTGCACCTGCTTCCTCTGATGTTTGATACATGTGTGTTTATCTTTAGCAAATGTCGAGAATGTTTTTTTCAATAGGGGCACTATAGTGCTATCACATGGATTTTGATGAGTCCACTTTGAAAACAGCGACGCTATCCCAGTTTCGCTATCAGGGCAATAGCAGCAGTTATTAAAGTTTTGCTAGCTGATATACGAACAATagtggaattttttttccattaatttttttccattgaAGAATCTGCATGTGTGCCCAACGTGGCTTATTTATACAATGGAAAAACTTAGGAGTTAGTGAGTATTACTCCTGTATTCACGGATATACAATACATAAGCTATGCTCTGCCTCCATTCCCTTTTATATTTGTATGCAGGCTGCCTTGTTTTATATATAATCGACTTGTTTCAACTGCTATGTGGTTTTTGCTATTTGCCTGCAACACTATCTTCTATTTCACATAGCAGATTTTCCGTAATTTGTTATTGATGGCACTTTCATGGCTTTGCATTATATTTTGTTCTCTTTCCCTAGTAATTGCAAGTAATATTATTGGTGATCTAATACCCTTCTGTTCAGAATGTCAATGCTTAAGTgcaaatttatttaattgtacTCAACTTTTGTTGGATTCATTTATGTGTTTGTATACACGTGTGTGCAGCGATAAAATTGAGATGTTCAGTGTAAAGGTAAATTACAGATTTGTATACTTGTTTTTCTCCTTGTAGGGATGACTTTGAGAAGATTGGTATAAGCAGCTTAGTCACTGCAGGAGTGAGGGACATTCAAGGCGAGGGATTTCCTGAAGAATTTGCTGGCTTGGCTGATGCAGTTTTTTTGGATCTGCCTCAACCTTGGCTAGCTATTCCTTCAGCTGCAAAAATGTTACGACATGACGGCACTTTATGTTCTTTCTCCCCCTGTATTGAACAAGTACAACGATCATGTGAAACAATGCAATCCAACTTCACCGGTACTTCCCGATTTTCCTCTTTTATACGTTTCTTATTTTCGCTCTCTCTCACACGTAGTGGTTATGCAactaatggtaattttatttaCGCACTGATAAAAGTTCTCTGTAAACGTTTGTTTATGTGAAAGATATAAGGACTTTTGAGGTACTCCTACGGACATACGAAGTTCGAGAAGGGAAAATGGAAAGCTTAGAGATTGACGGTGATGACGGCTCTAATGGTTCTCTTCCTCCTTGCAAGAGGAGGCAACGTTCAGATGGAGCTAGTGTGGTTAGCTATCCGAGTTCTTCTTCTGTTATGGCTAGACCATGTGGTGAAGCTAGAGGTCACACTGGTTATTTGACATTTGCAAGACTTAATTAAATGTCTGTCATCAAGattattattgtaattttatgatCTATTCAATTTTGACCTCATACAACAGTTTATTTTTATCTTGATTCACAACAATTATGTGGATGGTTTCTGGTAATTGTAATCTCCGTATAGGAAATTCATGTTTGGACAATgtccttttttttgttttataattataatatttgataattCTGTATTACAGTCACCGGATGAAGAGGTTTGATTTAATGGGTGGAGATTGAACAGCTCATAATGTGAAGCACACTTGGATGCCacatctaactttttttttgttgggttcaatatgtttttagtccttataaaattgaggcattttaagtttagtccttacttaattttaatagttgttttagtcgttacaaaaatactatgcaTTAAATATTAGTCTCTGCTCAATTcaaatatgtttaatttattcttaaactcttaagttttttaacaattttttgtagatgtgttaagaacattactaaaagtcccgccgcaaaatttgatttatttttatattttattattggcttaattacctttttggtcctctaactatttaattggtatcggtttggtcctctaactaaaaattgatttattttggtcctctaagtttATCACCGTTATTATATTTcgtcatttctgttagttttaatagaagaaacgttagggtttgtacaacatcatcaacaacagcaaggaaaaaaccaaaaactcaTACACAAACCCAGAActtcataaacaacaaaaaatccaaatttcataacaaaaaccTTAAACAAGAAAATCATGTTTCTATGTATAACCTAACTCATCTTCTTCCCAATATCCTTTCCATACAAATTCTAAAACTATATCTCTTTCCATACAAATTTCAGAACCATATCTCTTTCCATGTTGCCTTCCCATTATTTATAATTGTACTGTTGTTGCACTTATTTGCTTTAATTCAAACGACAATTTCATATTGATGTATGCCCTTTCTTTCGAATTGAATTTCTTAGGCTATGAATCAACACTGTGTCGTGCCCTTTTGATTTGTTGTGGTTGTCGTGGCTATTTTGTTTCAATGAGTTTGTTTTTTATGAAGGATTGGTGATGATGAGTTTAGATccgaaaatggttttttttaaggaatgatgatgatgagtttAGATCTGAAAATGGGTTTTTGTGAAGGACcggtggtggtgatgatgatagATTAGATTGAATTTTTGAATTGGATCCAAAAATGGGTTTTTGGATTTGTATTTGTAGAAGaagaaatgatgatgatgaagaattgATGAAGATATGTTGATTTGTTTTgctgagtattttttttataaggttgATGAAGGTGGATggggaagatgatgaagaagttgaatGCAAATGATGATTGTATAAACCctaacttttttattaataaaattaacggaaaagACTAAAAGTAGTAACAGAGAGaaatttaagggaccaaaataaatcaaattttagttaggggaccaaaccgatactaattaaataattaagggaccaaaaatgcaatttagcctttattattttatctttaacttttattgttttcaaaaattcatatttatttcgtttcatgttaaaaaattctaaattttattaattgaacctttcatagtgttctaaacttgtctcaaaaaattcgttcaaaaatttaagagtttaaggataattaaacaaactttgttttagtagggattaaaattagaagtaatttttttttgtatggactaaaaaaacctaataaaactagttatgatagtattttcatcatgaaaagatatttttgactattaattattccaaaaaaaactatcaattcgGCAACAAAACCACTCATGCCCGACAATGCAAAAGAAGTCATCGATAAGATAGTGAAAATCGTGAATATTTTTGGCATTGGGATAGCCATTCCACCCATTTCGTCAAGATAAAGAAGACGTAGTCTATCATAACAAAAGATGTTGAAGCGGCATAGATTATTTGAGTAGAACCTAATATCATTAACCAGGGGCAAAATATTGAATGAACGTGGAAAAATAATTCCATATTAATTCGAACCAACCCATATACACTCAGTAAACAAGATGCCTACAGATCAACCAAAGAGTAATGCTTAACAcatttacaaaaaattgttaaaaaacttaagagtttaagcataaattaaacaaatttgaattgagcaaGGACTAATACCGAGTGCataatatttttgtaaggactaaagcaactattaaaattaagtaagaactaaacttaaaatgcctcaattttatagggactaaaaacatatttaatccaacaaaaaaagttagatgtggcatccacgtgtgcttcaccgtttgctcaatcagcaacaattaacagcGAGGACCTATTTCGCTAATGGAAATAACGTtggggaccaaaaatttaataaaatttaagtagggacTATTGTTAGAAACACGCCTATTTATAGagacctaaaacataattaacccaagaaaaaataatactttggaagtagtgtaacatagtattaattgaagggatTGGAAActtaaagtgacattcattttgaaacatttttttggctaaaacgacactcattttgaaacggagggagtataattgaagttataataactttttttttggtggtgccGGAATTTGAAcctcgaaccttgcatatatttatgcattgccTCTACCAGCTGAGCTAAGCTGACGAGGACGAAGTTATAATAACTAACAAAAGTCTAGAAAATAAGATTTGCCACTTTATTTAGAGTTAAAACAAGATTTTAAAGTTCATTGCTAAATAGTAGCAGTAGTGTACTACTCATATGATTATGGACAAACCGATTAACTATAATCTTAAGACCCTCCACCACTATGATGACCACCTCCACAACCTCCTCCACCATGATGACCACCTCCTTGATTTCCAGCACCAGCAGCGATAGAAGTAGTCATAGTAACCATGTTATAATACTTGAGAGCACTAGAACTATTATTATAACTTCTTCTGACTTGTCCTCTAGTTTTAGTGACTTGAGCAATGAGCATCCCTTACTTTTTCTCTAGGTTTGGAACAACAGCTTCCCATATCGTAAACATTTTATGcgacaaaaaattgtattgtgcACTTGCTTCTAATGCACAAAAGTCTAGTATTTATACTATAATAAGGGAGAATGTAACAAACCACAAACCTAGGATAAGGGAGAACGTAACAAATAGAAGATATAGGGTGGTGCAtagtaacaaatattttttacataactttttatatatttatttgtgacaaatatttttctcatttttacaCACACATGAGAACCAATATCTTATAAGAAAAACGAGAACTTTCTATATCAACCATCTGATTTGATTAACGCGTgagatttaattatttttttaaaactttccGTGTAATTGATATACAAAATCACTGGACATAAAtctatttgttattttaaaattaaaataataaagttaCATGAATATCTGTGTGGGAAATATGAACCTTACACTGTTACATAATACTTGCTGCTACAAATTAAACATCAACgcaaacaaacataatataataCTACATACGAAATAACCTAAACTAatgaagagaaaagaaaatagaGCACGGTGAAGAAGCAACATAATCCAGAGAGAAAGACCACCACCCAAGAAACCATGAGAAAGCAGCTAAGGTAGTTGGTCTTCTGGATTTCTCCCAACAAAAATTGCTCGCTCCCAACCAAACTTCCGAAAATActtctgcgtgagttaactcacgcagcgtgagttaacaCGATGAAGTTGATTATTCTTTGGTTCAATAATCGGCTAATTTGGCACCATGCGTGCAACTTTTTACTCTCTTATATTTGGATATTGTtccttttgtttctcttttaatttcttatacTCTGATTAGACCGGAAAAACTTGTCATGGTTTCTATAATTTCATTACCTTTAGATGAATATGACGTATGAACtcggtaattttttttttgtttatctaaTATATTATCTAAAGTTTGAAGGCTTAAAATGGCCAtatgattataatttataagattCATTTGAGTATCTTGATTTGGTATTTGAAATATCCGTGTTAAAGTAATTTGAGAAGAGATGTAGCATGTGTTTGGAAATCCAGTAAACTACACCTGCGTCATCACCGCAAATAAGGAGGGGTGTTCATGTTTGTGTATGCAAACTAGATGTAAGATAAAATTGTGTATGATACTGCCCTTCATCaccattaatttaattcaatataAGGGTTCAAACGGCACTTTTTATtgttaaggaaccaaaattaAGGGATTGATAATGTATTTAAGCCTTAATTAAACCAAAGAAGTTGaacaaaaaaatctttgaaGAACAAAAATGAAACCTAAATTCTAAAGTGTAAATGGGAGATAAGtaatgtttaatttatttttggcttaatagcagttttagcctcctaacttttttaaagttgcgattttgatcctctaagaaaaaaaacctcaaaaccGCCCTCTAAGTTTTGCATCTGCGACAGTTTTGGCCCTTAAGACCAATTTTGATTCGGTCTACgttgacgtggcaccctaagtgaggtaccccgtgttatttttttttttttatcataaattggctttggggggccaaaactgctacaatTGCAAAACTTGGggacggttttgtagtttttttttcttatggggccaaaatcgcaacttcctAAAAGTTAGGGGCGACAACTGCTATTaagtctttatttttaaaactagcTCAGATTAGTCCCAACAAGCCTTTTTGTTATGTTAAGTAtgttatattaattttgatagaGTTTAGTTATATATTGTTTTGTTGCACTTCAAAATGAAAGGATAAATATTATAGTAAAAGAGTATATAGCTTTGAAGAAATTGTTCGATATCTTGTCtttcaatatattatttaatgtgGTCGAGTATTAGAAAGGGTAGATGATAGCTCTTCCTAAACATTAATGGAGGAAAATATGCATGTGTGGACTTGACTGGGGTTTCACCATTTGTGGGTTTCGGAGTGGGCGCTTTTACGGTAGGACAAACAACCCTAAAAGTTGCGTCAAACAAAGTGGCCAAACATGAGAAAGTGtgttctgacaatcaacatgcttttataccatttgcttttgacacttttggcttccTAGCATCAGAGGCAgttgaccttctacatagagtCCAAAGGATTATGTATAGCAATGTTATGTCTCCTAAGttcatgaatgttgtgtttacgagGATTGGTTTTGCCATCCAAAAAGGTCTAGCGGCGCAGCTTGTTGCCCGCTTGCCTCCTATTCATGTATAAGTAATATTGATagtaaatacaataaaaaataggCATTCCTAACTAAGTCATTAGTAATAATTTGCAGTGGAACATAAGCCATGGCAGCAAACCCCTTGAACTCCTGATGAAGTGAAATTTGAAAGACTGGGTGAATTCGCAACGCAGCTGTAATTTATACACTACAGTTCTTACTCATGCAACCATGGGAAAGGAACCAAAAAATGGCATCCTCTAACTTTTTATTGAGACGGAGAGCCACTGAGGACTGTCAATAAGGGTGCAATTTGACAAGGATTTGATCTGCATGTTTGACAAGGACTTCTATGCAACCGTTAATAGAAATGCACGCTGCAACTTAGACCTGGTATTGATATGGAAACACAGCAGAGCAAGACAGTGGCACAGATTGCAGGAGATACTGAACTGTTGACATCGCAGCGGTAACACAGATGTTAATTAAACATATACTCATGATCATATTTTATCAGACCGGAGCCGAATACACTGACCAATATTTTTATACGCAATATTGTTGTTAAAATCCCGACTTAAATCCTAAAATCCAGGATTTTGCAACTTTCTTCACCTTCAACGACTTAAATCCATACTAGAATCCCAAAATAGgcaaaattcattgattttgattgcgattttacgatttcttataaactaagtcatttatgactatataaatttataatatatatttattactattgttttttggtaaaatccattgattttgattgcgaaTTTACAATTTTCTATGGCGATTCTACTAAAGACCTTGAGTAAAATCCTTCTttattttgattgcgattttacgagtcCCAATTCGCCATTTCCTTTCGACCTGAAGTAAAGTCCCGATTTTGATAACCTTGCCCATTAGTTCATGCGATGATGAATAAAACTAGTCCCTGCACCAACCTCATACACTACATACACCTATTGCGCCCAAACACACCAAATGAATCATAAGCCATTGACTTAAAATTTTAGTCTCCTTCACAACCTTCTCCCAATCAAACCTAATTTACACTGGCAACGGGGAATCCCCATTGTTATCTATACTTCAAAAGTAATAAGAGAAAACCTGGTTTTTAGGAGTTTGCTGCTATAAACTTCATTTACATccttgttatattttttgttttgctgtGAAATTTGTGGTTAATTCACCCTCATGATGACTGTggaattttatttctttccctTTTCAATTTTGTAAGTAAATTCATCCTCATCTTGTTCTCAATGCCATAATTTTAAAGGTTAGAAATCTCTATCTCAAGTCCTTATAACCTCAAAACCATTGCCCAATCCTATATAAGCCCTCACACCAGGTTCATTAAGTCTAATGGCTTCAAGAAGCCCTTCTTGCACATGGAAATTGGTAACACATGTTTTTTAGGAAATTATCCCTTTAATTAATTAAGCCCTTGAAGTTTAATTCTTGAAACATGGCAGAGTgattttatacaaaaataagaTGATATCGCAAGAAACATTGCCATTTGTCCAGTCACTACAAAAATAAGATGATGTCCAGTCACTAATTAGTTGTCAATGTTATGAATACTTTGTAGAAAGCATCTTAATGTCAtttgatatttaaatattactttttatatttaaagcatctttatgtcaacaaataatgcaaaatagtaaaagaaattaatattttatttatttatttttaaatggtactacctccgttcctttttaattgtcactttttaacattttacacaaaccaagacaatcaattaagtgttactacttttgatacaattgcttttacttttactataatgaccttattaatttaatatttcatttcatatgtttCTCTCTTTGCAATAAATATCTAAgggtaatattggtaaaacaacatttaatgttgcattgaactttgaaagtgacggttaaataggaacaaaaaatttcttcaaaagtgataattaaaaaagaacggaGGGTGTAGTTCCTTTCTTTATTGAAATGTACGTTTTTTAGCGTTTTTATCTTGACTACTTTGAttatattcaaaacaacttgtTTTAATGAGATGACCCTTTTTTGCAGTTTTACCTTTAGTTAACTTTGTTatgttcaaattataaaatttatttaatatttaaagttCAAATTAAAGTAACGATAATTGCTTGAGATTTGGTCGGTGATGCGCAATttgaaaaatcccaatttttctatgatatgctatttagtacaaagtgttcAAACCACTATTTTACTTAATCTATGATTGGTAACACTAGATTGGGTACAACAacattaactattttttcttcaaattaaataaattcatttttatttctaattttcaaatcttctttatttttttatttctaggaGGAGTTGTTAGGTGAGTGTCGCCTTTCACTTAACAATTTTGTTGTGCAAACTGATGTTTCTCACAGGTGGCAATGGCTCCTTGATACGGTGGGAGGTTACACGGTGCGTGGTGCCTATCAACTTTTGACTTACCAGACTGTTCCTGTGATTAGTGCAACGGGAGAGCTAGTTTGGCATGACCAGGTTCCCTTGAAGGTGTCTATCCTTGCGTGGCGTTTGCTTCAAGATAGGCTGCCCACAAAACTCAATCTCTTCAGGCGTGGCATTATTCCTCACGCGAATGTTTCTTGTGTGGCGGCGTGTGAGTTTGACGAATCGGCAACTCACTTGTTCTGAACTTATTATGATCtttttttggttcattgtgGCAGCATATAAGGAATTGATTGGGCATTTCAGGAGTTGATCCGTTTACACTACATGATCATTTTTCAGTTTACTCACTCTATTGGAATGTCTCGAAAACGACGTTCTTTTATGCAACAACAGGGTTTTCAATAATACTCAAACTACCATGAATGATTTATTAGAAAAGGTTAAATACCAATCTCTTTGGTGGCTTAAAGCTCACAATGCCAACTTTGTTTATGACATCATAACTGGTGGTCGGACCTGTTACTTTGTTTGGGTATCGACTGACCTCTCTTTTGTAATTATACAGTGCCTGTTTGTTGTTTCGGGGTGATCTCTTGAGTACACCTTGTACTGAAAAGAATCCATCGCcagtgttaatatatttcattttaaattcttcaaaaaaagaaaaattaatcccTAAACTATCACACTATTTTCGAATTTAGTCTAAACTATGTCAATATAATAAGGGATCCTTGAATTATataaaattcaaggaccattTTTGTCGTTAATGTCCGCTCCCATTTCGACAGGCCTAACCATTTTTGTTACTGAAATAGAGAATAGGGATATTTATGAGTTCAAAAAAAATGGTGATTATGAGTAGATCTAAAAGAGTTATATCATCTCAATATGAAAACAGATTATGTAATATGGTGCTATTTTGAGTAGATCTAAGATTTATGTAATATTTCATTGAGAAACCAGTTATTAGTGCAGATGTAAAGTAAAATTTCATGAGTTTCATGCACGTACAAAAGGAAAAACACTACAAAATGAAGACAATATGAAGCTGAAATGCAAGCGCTTACAAGATATTTGAGCTTTTTCAGATTGTGAAAATGTTGAATCACAACGTTGTATACGATTTGAACCTTTTATGTTCTAAGCAATTTTTTCCCCAATCCACCGTAACTAAGATCTTTGACCCCAATAGGCATCTGAAGTATCCGGATGCGACCAATCATAGTTGGCACACTGATacatacatttattttttctttcgaCAGTTATTTTATCAACTCTCTCAACACCCTTTTACAATTGTTTTCaacaatttatataaatattttccaaaGTTGTCATGTTTTCAACAATTTAtactacatattttttaaagtgaaattgaaattaatttttctaatggaaacaattttctttgttattacTAGCATGTATTGTAGCACATACTtatattaaaactaaaattataacaAGAATGGGTAATActtttcttcaaatattttacaaaaataagtaaatacTTTTcgtaaaacaaagaaaaagttgtaacacagttaaacaaatataaaagagTAAATACTGTTATGAAGAGTCTCAATTTTTGCCTCATTATTCaagcaataacaaattaaattacataCATTATGAGAAGAGACCCGATTATTAATACGACCgattataataattttcaagATGAACAACCATTTAAAAACTAttgcaatataaaaaaaattaacattatagTCATCAAAGAGaacaaatattattgaatgttatAATAACTAACAAAACCCTAGAGAATAAGATTTGCCACTTTATCTAAGATTTAAAACAAAAGTATACAAGATTTTTAAAATCATTGCTAAACCAATTAACTATAATCTTAAGACCCTCCACACCCTcctccacctccaccaccatGATGaccacctccacctccacctccacAACCTCCACCACCATGATGaccacctccacctccacctccacAACCTCCCCCTCCACCTCCACAACCTCCCCCAGCCATAGAAGTACTCATAATAACCATGTTATTATCCTTGAGAGCACTAGAACTTCTTGTGACTTGTCGCCTAGTTTTAGTTACTTTAGAATTCTTTAACTTGTTTCTATAATCTTCATCGCTTATATTTTTGGTAGGTCTAGAACAACAGCTTCCCATATCGTAAAATTTTATATCACACAAAAAGATTGTACTATGTACTGATGCATAAAGGTAGGTCTTGTATTTATAAGAGAGAATATAACAAACCTAAGATAAGGGAGAACGTAACAAACCGGAGATATAAGAGAGATGTATTTATTTTATGGCtcgtaaaaaatattttaaaaaagattgtatTATCTACTAATGCACGGATGTAAGTCTAGTATTTAAACTAATGATAAGTGAGaatgttccttcaaaaaaaaaagtgagaatgTAACAAACCTAAGATAAGGGAGAACGAAACAAACGGGagatatatttaaattttatgtcTAGTGACAAATATTTCTCAcataacttttttatatatttatctgtgacaaatatttatctcattatttcatatatatatatatatatatatatacattagcATATTTTTCCGGCTTTACTGGgttacatatatataatattattgtctaggttatatatatgatattcatTGTCATTGAACTTCTTAGATTAGtcggttttaaaaaaatgtataatatcaTTAAGAACTCGTATATCTcagaaataataaaagaaaaatcattacTTATATTATAactcaaaatttattaaatgaaacaTTAACATCtacctaaaatataaaataaaagaaatctcAGTTGTGTACATTGAAATATTAATCAAGAATATGTGTTTAGAATGAATAGAATGTGCCCATGTAAGAAAAAACATGTCCTTTTCTATTAGTTGTTGAAGGTTTAAATGTTATGATGAATGTGATAGTGGATAATGGATTATTTAATTGGTACAATGTTGGGACGCAAAATGTTTTGTCCGTAACTTATTTACAATTTGCTGATGATACCCTTTTGATTGGTTGGAAAAGTTGGGCGAATGTTCGCACTTTGATTAGTTAAAAGTAACTTTTCACAAAGCATGTTGTTTGGTATTAATGCGGCGGGTTCTTGGCTTCATGAGGCGGCAGTTGTTATGAATTGTAGCATTGTTGTTTACCTTTTGTGTACTTGGAGCTGCCTTATGTGGTGATCCAAGAAAGCTTCAGTTTTGGAACCCTTTGGTTGATCCGATTGGAAGTAGTCGGTCTGGTTGGATAAGCAAAAACCTCTCGTTGGGAGGTCAACCAATTCTCCTTCAGTCTGTAATGTCCTCTATTCCGGTTTAGTTTCTTTCCATCTTGAAAGCTCCCTTAGGTATCATTTCTACCAttgactttatttatttatttatttattttaggggggggggggggggggggggttgaggATGTTAGGAAATTGTCTTCGATAAAACTGCACGCAATGCTCACACATTGGCCCAACTCTTTGCACCTAATAACAATGTGTCATCTGCAAACTGAAGGTGGGAAACCACAACTGAATTTGTGTTACCGACCCCGAAATCCGTAAATAAATTGTTCTCAACCATCGAAGTCATCATTACATTCAATCCCTCGGCTGCTAGCAAAAAAAGGAATGGAGAAAGAGGGTCCCCTTCAAGCAGACCCCTCTTTTAAGGAAACTCATCTGTAGGACTTCCATTTACTATAATTGAAGTAGTAGCTGTAGTCACACATTCTTTAATCTATTTTCTCCATAAAACCGGGAACACCATTTTATGCATTACCGCATCCAAATACCCTAGTTCACCGAGTCGTAAgcttttcaaaatcaactttaaaaagcatcaatTCCTTTTTAGACTTACGGGCCTCATCTA belongs to Medicago truncatula cultivar Jemalong A17 chromosome 6, MtrunA17r5.0-ANR, whole genome shotgun sequence and includes:
- the LOC25496409 gene encoding tRNA (adenine(58)-N(1))-methyltransferase catalytic subunit TRMT61A isoform X2 codes for the protein MLAIDSTRKMSFNRTISNGDLAIVYARHDNMKPVTVSEGSVLQNRFGVFKHSDWIGKSFGSKVFSNKGGFVYLLAPTPELWTLVLSHRTQILYIADISFVVMYLEIVPGFVVLESGTGSGSLTTSLARAVAPTGHVYTFDFHEQRSGSARDDFEKIGISSLVTAGVRDIQGEGFPEEFAGLADAVFLDLPQPWLAIPSAAKMLRHDGTLCSFSPCIEQVQRSCETMQSNFTDIRTFEVLLRTYEVREGKMESLEIDGDDGSNGSLPPCKRRQRSDGASVVSYPSSSSVMARPCGEARGHTGYLTFARLN
- the LOC25496409 gene encoding tRNA (adenine(58)-N(1))-methyltransferase catalytic subunit TRMT61A isoform X1, giving the protein MQRCFRTCLLKMLAIDSTRKMSFNRTISNGDLAIVYARHDNMKPVTVSEGSVLQNRFGVFKHSDWIGKSFGSKVFSNKGGFVYLLAPTPELWTLVLSHRTQILYIADISFVVMYLEIVPGFVVLESGTGSGSLTTSLARAVAPTGHVYTFDFHEQRSGSARDDFEKIGISSLVTAGVRDIQGEGFPEEFAGLADAVFLDLPQPWLAIPSAAKMLRHDGTLCSFSPCIEQVQRSCETMQSNFTDIRTFEVLLRTYEVREGKMESLEIDGDDGSNGSLPPCKRRQRSDGASVVSYPSSSSVMARPCGEARGHTGYLTFARLN
- the LOC25496411 gene encoding serine, glycine, tyrosine and glutamine-rich protein, with protein sequence MGSCCSRPTKNISDEDYRNKLKNSKVTKTRRQVTRSSSALKDNNMVIMSTSMAGGGCGGGGGGCGGGGGGGHHGGGGCGGGGGGGHHGGGGGGGCGGS